CGCCAGGCCTCTTCGTTGGTCTCGCGGACGATGACGTGCAGGCGGATGCCGAAGGAGAGCTTTTGGCCGCGGGCGCTGGCGACCGCCCTCACCTTCGCGATCTTCTCGGCGACTAAAGCCGGCGGCTCGCCCCAGGTGAGATATTTGTCGACGGTGTCGACGGCGACGTCGATGCCGGCATCCGACGAACCGCCGAAATAGAGCGGCGGCCGCGGCGACTGGACGGGATGGAACAGCAGGCGCCCATCCTCGATGCGGATGTGCTTGCCTTCGACATTCACCGTCCTGCCGGCGAGCAGGTCGCTATAGACGTTCAGGAACTCGCGGGTGACCTCGTAGCGCTCGTCATGGGGCAGGAAGATGCCGTCGCCCCTGTTCTCGACGGGATCGCCGCCGGTGACGACGTTGATCAGGAGCCGACCATTGGTGATGCGGTCAAGCGTCGCCGTCATGCGCGCCGCGACGCTAGGCGATTGCAAGCCGGGGCGCACCGCCACGAGATAGCGCAGTCGTTCGGTGAACGGCGCGACGCTGGAGGCGACGATCCAGGAATCCTCGCAGCTCCGGCCGGTCGGCAGCAGCACGCCGAAATAGCCGAGCTGATCGGCAGCCTGCGCGATCTGGCGCAGATAGTTGAAGCTGACCTCGCGTCCGCCGGTCGCCGTGCCGAGATAGCGGCCGTCGCCGTGCGTCGGCAGGAACCAGAGGATGTTGGCTTTGGATTGGCTCATTCTTGTGCCCCGATGACTAGCCGTAGGACGTGCCGACCGCGGCGGCGACGATGCCGATCGACAGGACGATGGCTGCGATCAGACGTTGGATGATACGCCTCATGTTCAG
The DNA window shown above is from Bradyrhizobium sp. CB1650 and carries:
- the ssuD gene encoding FMNH2-dependent alkanesulfonate monooxygenase, which codes for MSQSKANILWFLPTHGDGRYLGTATGGREVSFNYLRQIAQAADQLGYFGVLLPTGRSCEDSWIVASSVAPFTERLRYLVAVRPGLQSPSVAARMTATLDRITNGRLLINVVTGGDPVENRGDGIFLPHDERYEVTREFLNVYSDLLAGRTVNVEGKHIRIEDGRLLFHPVQSPRPPLYFGGSSDAGIDVAVDTVDKYLTWGEPPALVAEKIAKVRAVASARGQKLSFGIRLHVIVRETNEEAWRAANELIKHVSDETIATAQKNFARMDSVGQQRMAQLHGGKRDKLEISPNLWAGVGLVRGGAGTALVGDAQTVAARIKEYQGIGIDTFIMSGYPHLEEAYRFAELVFPLLSLERGGNVTRLHPNNGPFGEIVGNDYRPSRQASQS